From Bactrocera oleae isolate idBacOlea1 chromosome 4, idBacOlea1, whole genome shotgun sequence:
catattataccATATAAATTACTTATAACACTTATTCAGTTGTCTTGCACGCGAAACGGCAATTTAAGACTTTAAATAATTTGCCCATAACAACATTGTAAAAcccattattttgaaatatattatattaaaactatattatattgcattataacattatattacaataaatatggggaaatacatacaatattcCATGTGTATTCTATTATTTGGAAATTGCCTTCATTCATGTGTTATATAATCTAAAACCTTAAGTGCCTCAAATAAGTGTGAATTCGACTCCAAATAATCATAAATTAATGGAATTATAAATCACCACATAGGtgtgttattatattatatttaattgggAGCTTTTGCATTTTTCCTATATATTCCTAGAAGTACTGGCATACCAAGTCATCTACTGTGAAACTATTGGACTTTTTTTGTCTATTTCAGATATATTAGAATTATTTTGTTGTACAGAAGCATTGCTAGGACTAGAAGGGATGTTTCCCGTTCGATCCATATTCCATGGATTTGATCCTGATATAGGCGAGTCTGCATGACCAAAGCCTGTATGATTTTCATGTTCCACAGCATTACTTCCATCATATTGAGTATTCTCTAGTCTTGTAATTAATCTTTCATCTTCTTCACCAAACTCACCGCCCATCAAGGTGGGTTCACCTACAACCATTACATCTTGTGAAGATAATGAGAAATTTGGACCCGACGGAGATCTCTTTTGATTGGTAACCGGAGGCGTGCCTGCATTTGCCGCTCCTCCAGAATTAGATCCTTTCCGTTTACGTCTCTTATTCGCTGGTCTTTGTGGATCCTTTTTTCCTGGAGGAGCCACCATTCGTtgccatttttgaaacaaagtagTTTTTAAGCAATCACGTGGACTTAGTGCATATGCTTTATGCCTAGACATTAATTCTTGCATTGGTTCCAGTATAACACATAAACGGAGATAATTCAAAGTGGAATTTGTAATTCCTGCCCTTGTAATATTCTTTGTTATTTGATCTAATAGCATTGGGTCCGGTGGTATCGATGTTCCTATTACAGACCGGGGAATAAGTTCCCTATGGCCTTTAATTGTCATGTGCCATGATCTTATTCGCATATAGTCATCATACACAAATTCTAGTATAAGTCTTGCGTCAGCACATACTTTAGTAAAAAATGGCTTACCATGTTGCGTTATTACTGTACATTGGTCACAATCTAGCGTAATAGTTGTATTATGAAATGACTCTTTTGCATGTTTAAGCTGGAAGTACAAGTCAGATACGCCTCCTTCATAGATGCTGCGAAAGAATCGTGGTATTAGTGTCCGTCCAATAGTATATCTTTTTGGTCCGTCttctaaacaaaataatattgttaatcTAGCATCATCTTCAAAGAACTCAGTGGTGAAGGAATCCCACCAACAGTTATCACTTTCATCTGTACGTTGCTGAAGTCGCTTATTCAATTCAAAAACACGGTGTTCAGTGTGACTAAAATAAGAGTTATGCCTTCTAAAGCCTTGCTCCATACGATCTATTTGTTGAGAACTTCCCATCATTGGGTGGCTGCCTGTATGACTAAATGGAGAAGTAGTTGATAATGTGCTGAATTGGCTTCCAAAAACTGCTTGCGAAGAAAAGTGACTGCCCTGTCCAGAATTAAAAGGAGTTCCCGCATTTGATGGTctattaaattgatttaaatttgaAGAGGGAGAGCCAAATGGACCTCCAACAGGACCATTAAAGGATCCCGAGCTTGCAGACTGAGTATAAGAACCGCCAATGCCTTGTTGTACAACTGGTCCTGGAGTCGAAGAACCAGACGGGGCAGGCGAAGACGTATACTGAGGAGTATTAGAACCTGGCGGATtcgtattttgaaatattattgacTGATTACCGGCAGGAGAAGACTGACCTCCTTGTGGATATTGACTGTTACTAGAATTATATGTAATACTGTTTTGTGGAAATCCACTTTGATTTGATCCATCGGAGTTTAAATTAGAGTTGTTAGAATTGTTTAAAAGTGACGAATTTTCCGCTACATTTATGTTTTTCCAATTGCTGTCGTCCATTCCTGATTGAGACGCCATTGTTGTAACAGTATTAATACCACGGCGATTCAGTCCCAACATTATTCCTTTTTCATAGAATTCATTGATATCTAAATTTGAAAGAAAGCAGTAATTATAGAATTTGGTATTAAAGTACTTACTAATggttaataagtaaataaatacggTTCGCAACTAAACATATTGATAGAATCTAACGAGAACTTCACTGGCTAAAAAGCTAGATcaggaaaaaaaataaagaaaaaaaaaccacaaagcAAAAATCTGTCCccaaacaaatatttagtttcttttgttaaaaaaaagattttgcaGTTTcgaacacagaaaaaagtcacaaGAGACAAATCTGAGTCACAATCATGCTAGTATGAGACGGCGCAATCATttgcagctatgaaaccagAATTATTGCTTATGTTGGTTGGCTTTTATATTTCGGTATTCGGCAGCGCTAGGGTTGCCACCTGGCAACTCAAATCTTTATCgtagtttgacatttttgatattatacaaactcagaacgttttgagaTACGAGTGATATTTATGTTaattacagtaacttaaaatattcatctcgactaaaaaatgaaactaaatcgcgaacattttcgccagattatttttttcaacttttgacATGGATTAGCTCatcaacttaattaaatttttggagagAAAGCTTCATCAAGGACCAGTGTTTATTGATGGTATGGTGTATTCAACCAAGGTCGTAGCTCACATCAagtcgaatttcgtgaaggtcgtccaaaataaaaaattattccgAAAACTATTGGTGCTGTGGGGTTACTCTGTTTCGAGTGTCAAACTGGTGCGTTTAATTTTCTGATTCGTCATCAACCTGGCACATGCAACAGACAAATAATGTAAATTCGTAGCGCCTATTAGTAGTTTAAGCAtactaaaataatttcttttattaggTAAAGATGAAAACCTAAAAGTAACTTTAAATGGAGTGACCCTCTGATATTGTAAGATCGTTATGGgacctatcgtgagattgagacaactataggcaatAGAGGGACGAACATATTGTATTTCACATAATCGGTTTTGTTCCCGTTGTCGTTATCAACATTTATCAAACATAAATTTGTATTCCCTTTTGAAACGAATATGGTAACAGTCGTTTCTTGTCATTGTAGTTATTGAGAGCGAAGCAGATTGAAATTTTAGTgtccgaaataaaaaaaacgccTGCATATGCCAATAATTTAAGAATAGAAATAAAgccatttaatttcaatatttttttaaacgatAATTTGAAAAACGACAGTATTAGATCCAGATAACCGAGTCCAAAAAAAGTTGTTTGCGCACGAAGCACTTCCAAGCAGATCACTCTGCACAATGGCAATGCGAGCTCTCACAacgactgaaacaactgcatttttgagcactcaaaacataGATTTGATGAATCATCCACCGTGTAGTCTtgacttggcaccgaatgatttctttttattcccgtacgtaaaacgtctcgaaatataaaaagcaacccTCATATAAACAACTTCTGGGTGTATTTGCGTTGTGTGCTGGAGCAGGACCTCTTATGCTATTCATCGGAGagagtattgcttaactgctttaccacACCTGCTTATACACTTTTGTCCCAGTTTTACCCCCTTTTTCACAAAAGTGAAGAGGCTTTTTGCGTCTTGGAAAGTTTATGCGTAGATTTTATCGTTTtacttattaaaaacttctttaacagtcaaacattttttatctgtaaaaacaaaacaactaaGTTACACCGGCacgtaatataataaaattataagagTTGTCGTcattataaatagaaaaaatacatactGAAAAGTCTGCGGCAGCTCTAAATAGTTACGTTGATATTTAACAATGCGAGTTTTATATGCttcaatgcaattaaagtatgtatTTGCAAACTCACataaaactgtgttttcatATAAGCATAATGGTACGGAAAATCATTACTAATTCAAATTTTCTGAAAGTAAATGTAACTCTATTTACGAGCTCATTTTACCTTTAGCACCATTTTCagttgttcataaaaatagtagAGCCAtccttaatttttctatttgtgaGTTAAGACAACTTAATTACAATTGTTTAATGCaaagaattaaattaagttaCTTATAAATGTCATTTTCAAGCCCTACGTCGAAggatcaatatatttaataaatttttttttgaattttgatttaaaagaaaatatgaaaggATATACGAATAATAACTGGTAGTCGACGAAATAAGCCCCGAGTTGCCTAAAATTGAGTAATATACTAAACACATATGGTCAAAAAGAAGAGGCAGACaaataaactgaccgataaatCATTAGTTAGAAGCAGGgatgcgaattttttaattcaaacattttggattaaaaattaaatattcattttttaatgTGATGTGGGACTATAACttagattttcttttaatccaagatgttatttttttaaccggtatattgcattttttaattttattttttccgtaTTTTgggattataaaataaaaacaaattttaaatcaaatgttaattaaattttttaaggcattatttgcaacccttgTACCCAAATATTAGCTTTAAAAGGGCGATTTTAACCACTATGTATAGGAAAAGTcataaaatacttatttgtTAGATCCCAATTTAAAAGACAGCAACTCAAATTTATAACCTTTAACTATGCCACACTAGAAAAAcagatttacatatttatacaaatacccACATAAAGTGGTTAATTAAAGTCAAAATGACGAAATTTTTCCTGAACAAATGAAGGTAAAGTAGTACTATTCAGGTTAAAATGTTGCCAGCAATATGCTCTAATCATCAAAACTAATCTAATATGTCTCCGTATACTGTTTGAACCGAGAAGAATACAGGACCCTAACTAATGTTTTTGTTGCAGCGGATAAAAACATAcctgaaataaatttgaagaaagCAGCCGAGTTGACAGAGATAAAAATCCGGGTttgttccggttacgtagacccgactgtcgtgggaacggactTAACTAATGCTTAGACACTGTTTCTCATACAGTGTCGGGTGgcctatatataaaatttaacgcGTTATCGTTAAATATATCCAACTAATAGAATATGTTATACTTCAGTATATAAGGGGAGAAATTTGACAAGGAGATGAAGCATACTAGGGGTGagcatagaattttttttttaaataacaatattgAGGACTGAACGAAGCctatttaatttcttaacttgAAAATGTGTGGgaagatttcatttaatatgttttatgaAAAACGGTCTAATAGCAAGTAAGGAAAGGTTAAGTTTGGGttttaccgaacattttatactcttgcacctTGCAAGGAACAAAGCCGGGGGAACACCTTCAGGTTTTGACAAAACCTTATATCAAActaccattaaacatcttctatgcgattgcgcagcactatataggaaaagaatcgcaaccatcggccgt
This genomic window contains:
- the Chi gene encoding LIM domain-binding protein 2 isoform X1, coding for MLGLNRRGINTVTTMASQSGMDDSNWKNINVAENSSLLNNSNNSNLNSDGSNQSGFPQNSITYNSSNSQYPQGGQSSPAGNQSIIFQNTNPPGSNTPQYTSSPAPSGSSTPGPVVQQGIGGSYTQSASSGSFNGPVGGPFGSPSSNLNQFNRPSNAGTPFNSGQGSHFSSQAVFGSQFSTLSTTSPFSHTGSHPMMGSSQQIDRMEQGFRRHNSYFSHTEHRVFELNKRLQQRTDESDNCWWDSFTTEFFEDDARLTILFCLEDGPKRYTIGRTLIPRFFRSIYEGGVSDLYFQLKHAKESFHNTTITLDCDQCTVITQHGKPFFTKVCADARLILEFVYDDYMRIRSWHMTIKGHRELIPRSVIGTSIPPDPMLLDQITKNITRAGITNSTLNYLRLCVILEPMQELMSRHKAYALSPRDCLKTTLFQKWQRMVAPPGKKDPQRPANKRRKRKGSNSGGAANAGTPPVTNQKRSPSGPNFSLSSQDVMVVGEPTLMGGEFGEEDERLITRLENTQYDGSNAVEHENHTGFGHADSPISGSNPWNMDRTGNIPSSPSNASVQQNNSNISEIDKKSPIVSQ
- the Chi gene encoding LIM domain-binding protein 2 isoform X2 codes for the protein MLGLNRRGINTVTTMASQSGMDDSNWKNINVAENSSLLNNSNNSNLNSDGSNQSGFPQNSITYNSSNSQYPQGGSNTPQYTSSPAPSGSSTPGPVVQQGIGGSYTQSASSGSFNGPVGGPFGSPSSNLNQFNRPSNAGTPFNSGQGSHFSSQAVFGSQFSTLSTTSPFSHTGSHPMMGSSQQIDRMEQGFRRHNSYFSHTEHRVFELNKRLQQRTDESDNCWWDSFTTEFFEDDARLTILFCLEDGPKRYTIGRTLIPRFFRSIYEGGVSDLYFQLKHAKESFHNTTITLDCDQCTVITQHGKPFFTKVCADARLILEFVYDDYMRIRSWHMTIKGHRELIPRSVIGTSIPPDPMLLDQITKNITRAGITNSTLNYLRLCVILEPMQELMSRHKAYALSPRDCLKTTLFQKWQRMVAPPGKKDPQRPANKRRKRKGSNSGGAANAGTPPVTNQKRSPSGPNFSLSSQDVMVVGEPTLMGGEFGEEDERLITRLENTQYDGSNAVEHENHTGFGHADSPISGSNPWNMDRTGNIPSSPSNASVQQNNSNISEIDKKSPIVSQ